CTCAAGCAAATTGAAATATTAGCCATGAAATATGGAGGAATTACATATATTTTACAATATAAATGAACAAAGTGAAAATTAGGCTTAGCTATAGCATATATTTTATCAGCAATACCAGGTTAGCTGCATAGTATATGATATAGAAATAATAAGCGAGGTGAGAATATGGCTTATACAATTACTCAGAGATATATTTCAAAAAACAGATCCTATAAGCCTTTAAATGCCGTAGGTACTGTCCTTCATGAAACAGCTACACCAGGTGCATCTGATGAAGATGAATTTCGATATTTTGATAGCGGGGCAGGTGGAAGAAGTGTTTCTGTTCATGCTTTTGTAGATTATGACAGCATAACTCAAACTGTACCTTGGAATGAACAGGCATGGCATGCAGGAGGCACAGCTAATAGAAGTTATATAGGGATAGAGCTGTGCAACTATAATGATAGAGACAAATTTGAAGAGATTTGGAAAAGAGGAGTTTGGCTTTTTGCTTGGCTGCATGTTAATATTATTAAAGATACCACAATAACTAAAGATACTTTAATGTCACACGCAGAAGTGAGTGATAGGTGGGGAGAAACTAACCATACAGATCCAATTGCTTACTTTGCAAAGTATGGAAGAACTGTTGATATGTTTAGGGATGAAGTGCAAAAGGAAATATATGCTATGCTTAATATCACTGAACCGTCAGAACCACCTATAGTAGAACCTGAACCAGAAACAACTCCAAGTCCC
The genomic region above belongs to Clostridium swellfunianum and contains:
- a CDS encoding peptidoglycan recognition protein family protein, which gives rise to MAYTITQRYISKNRSYKPLNAVGTVLHETATPGASDEDEFRYFDSGAGGRSVSVHAFVDYDSITQTVPWNEQAWHAGGTANRSYIGIELCNYNDRDKFEEIWKRGVWLFAWLHVNIIKDTTITKDTLMSHAEVSDRWGETNHTDPIAYFAKYGRTVDMFRDEVQKEIYAMLNITEPSEPPIVEPEPETTPSPGKVAGADTGTLELQIVLNLLKIRDNNGNALVEDGIHGRRTGEAVRRLQRIAGIGVDGIAGPKTLGAINTILAKPLLRAGSRGIAVRYIQSRVNTAVDGIFGPNTKGQVIRFQRNNGLSADGIVGPRTWSKLIR